The Daucus carota subsp. sativus chromosome 9, DH1 v3.0, whole genome shotgun sequence genome window below encodes:
- the LOC108212572 gene encoding protein FAR-RED IMPAIRED RESPONSE 1-like, producing the protein MITSDLAKISHNQGSSYGDSSVVNRGVDDVTSVGSSILSSNRNEESGTSYSISSAGQKTYIPLNVPDVSKPTINQCFQSLDQGFIFYKEYGRLGGFDVRKGTEKRDESGIVSIKHYTCSKEGCNDFRSTLDSNLSKVKRRRTGSTRCCCKAKIVLKVNEDREYFVFKFDEVHNHPLVDESGRQFLRSSREMTISSRNFVFDAAKVNIGCSKAYGLMKEMVGGYSNVGATLRDFRNFNRDLKCYVGEGDGQMIIEKFKVLQESSSSFYYAYELDETGHLTKLFWADAICRRNFEVYGDAVSFDATFDTNK; encoded by the exons ATGATCACTTCAGACTTAGCGAAGATTAGTCACAATCAAG GTTCAAGCTATGGGGATTCATCTGTTGTTAATCGTGGAGTTGATGATGTGACTTCTGTTGGTAGTTCTATTTTATCTTCAAACCGCAATGAAGAATCTGGTACAAGTTATTCTATTTCATCTGCTGGTCAAAAGACGTATATTCCTTTGAATGTTCCCGATGTTTCGAAGCCAACTATTAATCAATGCTTTCAGAGTTTAGACCAAGGTTTCATATTTTACAAGGAGTATGGTCGTTTAGGCGGTTTTGATGTGAGGAAGGGAACTGAAAAGAGGGATGAATCTGGTATAGTTAGTATTAAACATTATACATGCAGTAAAGAAGGGTGTAATGATTTTCGTAGTACTTTGGATAGTAATTTGAGTAAAGTTAAGCGAAGGCGGACTGGTTCCACGAGGTGTTGTTGCAAAGCAAAGATAGTTTTGAAGGTTAATGAGGATAGAGAATATTTTGTGTTTAAGTTTGATGAGGTGCATAATCACCCCTTGGTTGATGAATCTGGAAGGCAATTTTTGCGATCTAGTCGTGAAATGACTATAAGTTCGAGGAATTTTGTGTTTGATGCTGCAAAAGTTAACATTGGCTGTAGTAAAGCTTACGGTTTGATGAAAGAAATGGTTGGAGGGTATTCTAATGTTGGAGCTACATTGAGAGATTTTAGGAACTTTAATCGGGACTTGAAATGTTACGTTGGCGAAGGAGATGGGCAAATGATAATTGAAAAGTTTAAAGTTTTGCAGGAGAGCTCGAGTTCTTTCTATTATGCGTATGAGCTTGATGAGACAGGGCATTTGACGAAGCTTTTTTGGGCTGATGCAATCTGTCGGAGGAATTTTGAGGTGTATGGGGATGCTGTTTCATTTGATGCAACGTTCGatacaaataaataa